Proteins from a genomic interval of Rhodothermales bacterium:
- a CDS encoding insulinase family protein, which yields MRLSRLVPLLLLFFLPACASEQAVLAPPPVVEAETSSPVLPTDSLFTIGKLENGLTYIIRPNDRPSNRALMWLAVNAGSVLEDDDQRGMAHFLEHMAFNGTRDFDKTSLVTYLESIGMRFGPDVNAVTSFDETLYMLEVPTDSAEIVDQAFRILENWAGGISLNDEDIEAERGVVLEELRQGRGATARVREKQYPSLFSGSRYAERLPIGSVQSIQESDPEAIRRFYRDWYRPDLMAVIVVGDLDPEEVEARIVERFSALQGPESPRPRPTFNMPPHETKVAAVTDPEARSTSVNIYRKLPPREVKTEAQARAGLVEGLYHGLINLRFQELTRRPDPPFTGAGSLPAALVRSTALHMQYAGVRDGDVIPGLEALLTEVERVRRHGFTATELDRAKVNLMRFWEQVYAERDRRPSTAYAAEAVMHFLGGAAIPGVAVNYELNGRLLPGITLEEVNAVAREMSEGFGTVIAVSGPEKEDAPLPSNEEILAVFDRVRAAEDIEPWEDDAPEGALLAEKPRPGMVIRRNHIEELGVTEWTLLNGVKVILKPTDFQENEILIGATSPGGLSLISDEDYVSGDFATLLLQAGGVADFDRTQLQKWMAGKLASVSMLISDVSEDVIASGAASDAETLFQLIYARFTAPRLDLEAAETWRHQLGIGFANRNTPSSALSDSIRSVWSRGHARERATTTELLQEVDFQRALEVYQDRFADASDFHFVIVGNIDLKEIEPLVITYLGGLPSIKREETWQDHSPERPDGVTEVVVHKGLEQQSRVEIRFHGEASYSSDASLRLGALADVMRTRLREVLREEMGAVYGVSVSGYISRIPTQRYTFTVRFGCAPENVHELEQAVFNEIAKVKSEGLTEAEVAAVRETRKRTRETRMEENSFWRSALDGAYTRGDDPRRILTYYDRIAALSKEALQQTAIDLLDPEQVLIARLFPE from the coding sequence ATGAGACTCTCCCGCCTCGTACCGCTGCTATTGCTCTTCTTTCTGCCGGCCTGTGCATCTGAGCAGGCCGTCCTCGCACCTCCGCCTGTCGTCGAGGCGGAGACCTCATCGCCCGTATTGCCGACGGATTCCCTCTTCACCATCGGCAAACTGGAGAACGGTCTGACCTACATCATCCGCCCGAATGACCGGCCGAGCAATCGCGCGCTGATGTGGCTCGCCGTCAACGCAGGGTCGGTGCTTGAGGATGATGACCAGCGGGGCATGGCGCATTTCCTGGAGCACATGGCGTTCAACGGCACCAGGGACTTCGACAAGACATCGCTGGTGACGTACCTGGAATCCATCGGGATGCGGTTCGGCCCGGATGTAAACGCGGTCACCTCTTTTGATGAGACGCTCTACATGCTGGAGGTGCCGACCGACTCCGCCGAAATCGTGGACCAGGCGTTCCGGATTCTGGAGAACTGGGCCGGTGGAATCAGCCTCAACGATGAGGACATCGAGGCAGAGCGGGGCGTGGTTCTGGAAGAACTGCGTCAGGGCCGCGGCGCGACCGCGAGGGTTCGGGAAAAGCAGTACCCCTCGCTGTTTTCCGGATCCCGCTATGCGGAGCGGCTACCGATAGGCTCAGTTCAGTCCATCCAGGAGTCGGATCCGGAGGCCATCCGGCGCTTCTATCGTGACTGGTATCGGCCCGATCTGATGGCGGTGATTGTGGTGGGAGACCTGGACCCTGAGGAGGTCGAGGCCCGGATTGTCGAACGATTCTCGGCCTTGCAGGGGCCGGAGTCTCCACGTCCCAGGCCCACCTTCAATATGCCGCCCCACGAAACCAAGGTAGCGGCGGTCACGGACCCGGAGGCGCGTTCCACGAGCGTCAACATCTACCGGAAGCTGCCTCCTCGCGAGGTGAAGACCGAGGCGCAGGCGCGGGCAGGACTTGTAGAGGGTCTCTACCACGGCCTTATCAACCTGCGCTTTCAGGAACTGACGCGAAGACCCGATCCGCCATTCACGGGGGCAGGGTCACTGCCGGCGGCCCTGGTGCGTTCCACAGCACTGCACATGCAGTACGCCGGCGTGCGAGACGGTGACGTGATTCCCGGGCTGGAAGCGCTCCTGACCGAGGTCGAACGGGTTCGCCGCCACGGCTTCACGGCCACGGAACTGGACCGAGCCAAGGTCAACCTGATGCGGTTCTGGGAGCAGGTCTACGCCGAGCGTGATCGGAGACCGTCCACCGCGTATGCGGCCGAGGCGGTAATGCATTTCCTGGGAGGCGCGGCCATTCCCGGTGTGGCGGTGAATTACGAACTCAACGGTCGCCTTCTGCCCGGTATAACGCTGGAGGAGGTAAATGCGGTTGCCCGGGAGATGTCGGAAGGATTCGGAACGGTGATAGCGGTTAGCGGGCCGGAAAAGGAAGACGCGCCGTTGCCTTCGAATGAGGAGATCCTTGCGGTGTTCGACCGGGTTCGTGCTGCCGAAGACATTGAGCCCTGGGAGGACGACGCGCCGGAGGGAGCGCTGCTGGCGGAGAAGCCCCGCCCGGGAATGGTGATCCGCCGCAACCACATCGAGGAGCTGGGCGTCACGGAGTGGACGCTGCTCAACGGCGTGAAGGTGATTCTCAAGCCGACGGACTTTCAGGAGAATGAAATCCTGATCGGCGCGACCAGCCCGGGTGGGCTGTCACTTATTTCCGATGAGGACTACGTCAGCGGGGACTTCGCCACGCTGCTGCTGCAAGCGGGTGGAGTAGCGGACTTTGATCGCACCCAGCTGCAGAAGTGGATGGCTGGGAAACTTGCCAGTGTCTCCATGCTGATCAGCGATGTTTCCGAAGATGTGATCGCAAGCGGGGCCGCATCTGACGCGGAGACGCTGTTCCAGTTGATTTATGCCCGGTTTACGGCCCCCAGGCTCGACCTGGAGGCAGCCGAAACCTGGCGGCATCAGCTGGGGATCGGCTTTGCCAATAGGAACACGCCGTCGAGTGCGCTATCGGACAGCATCCGGTCGGTGTGGTCCAGAGGGCATGCCAGGGAGCGCGCAACGACGACCGAGCTCCTCCAGGAGGTGGACTTCCAGCGAGCTCTTGAGGTCTACCAGGATCGATTTGCCGATGCCAGCGACTTCCATTTTGTGATTGTCGGCAACATTGACCTGAAGGAGATCGAACCCCTGGTCATTACCTATCTCGGAGGTCTGCCATCCATCAAGCGTGAGGAAACCTGGCAGGACCACAGCCCCGAACGTCCGGACGGGGTGACCGAGGTGGTGGTGCACAAGGGGCTGGAGCAGCAGAGTCGTGTAGAGATCCGGTTCCACGGAGAGGCGAGCTACTCATCGGACGCCTCGCTGCGCCTGGGCGCGTTGGCAGACGTCATGCGAACCCGATTGCGGGAGGTGCTGCGCGAAGAGATGGGCGCGGTATATGGCGTCTCGGTCAGTGGCTACATCTCCCGGATTCCGACCCAGCGCTACACCTTTACGGTGCGGTTTGGCTGCGCCCCCGAAAACGTGCACGAACTCGAGCAGGCCGTCTTCAACGAAATCGCGAAGGTGAAATCCGAGGGCCTGACAGAAGCAGAGGTAGCCGCTGTACGGGAAACCAGAAAGCGAACACGGGAGACCCGCATGGAGGAGAACAGTTTTTGGCGCTCGGCGCTGGACGGGGCCTACACCCGGGGTGACGACCCACGCCGCATCCTCAC
- a CDS encoding MFS transporter — protein sequence MRLSLLDGVFAVQYTTLTAGPFLVAFLLVLGASAPQIGLVGALPLLGGLLQPLGAEIIRRRGGHRKGLLVTAALVDALLWSVSLAAVIWLSPGAALITVLAVITVQQGALAFAGTAWTSLISDLVPVRLRGRYFGTRNFVANGFGAITAVVAGWAVRVAPGDPIPVFLVCFGIGVLSRLVSIRYLARQQEPAPDRIPPGTFLARFRRPFGDLAFRRYLTFGAAWGFGIWFVAPFFTVYMLEEAGIGLHSVMLFTAAGTVSNLLGQRVWGRICDTYGDKQVMSLSGLTVALQPLWWIFTASSGPGFYLIVLLSITGGFAWGGFTLATGNLMMRLAPADGKTPFFATQAAVGGSFGAAGSLLGGVLAGILLGTPGFASLDLLDGLKTLFVLSFLIRTLAWLLLLRVPDPVRRKRLRGVYVIRDTVRSLNPAHGFGPNSGLFLSGRSRPERNSR from the coding sequence ATGCGACTCAGTCTGCTGGATGGAGTTTTCGCGGTCCAGTACACCACGCTGACAGCGGGGCCTTTCCTCGTTGCATTTCTGCTTGTGCTGGGCGCCTCGGCACCCCAGATCGGACTGGTCGGCGCGCTGCCCCTTCTGGGTGGCTTGCTGCAACCCCTCGGCGCCGAGATCATCCGGCGCCGCGGAGGGCACCGCAAGGGTTTGCTCGTGACTGCAGCTCTGGTGGACGCCCTGCTTTGGAGCGTGAGTCTCGCGGCGGTCATCTGGCTGTCGCCCGGCGCAGCGTTGATCACGGTACTCGCGGTCATCACCGTACAGCAGGGCGCGTTGGCCTTCGCGGGCACAGCCTGGACCAGTCTGATCAGCGACCTCGTCCCCGTACGCCTGCGTGGGCGGTACTTCGGGACGCGCAACTTTGTGGCCAACGGTTTTGGAGCCATCACGGCGGTGGTCGCCGGATGGGCAGTACGGGTTGCCCCGGGCGATCCGATTCCGGTATTCCTCGTGTGTTTCGGGATCGGTGTGCTCTCACGGCTTGTGAGCATCCGGTATCTGGCGCGCCAGCAGGAGCCTGCCCCTGATCGTATCCCACCCGGAACGTTTCTCGCACGTTTTCGGAGACCCTTCGGCGACCTCGCGTTCCGACGCTATCTGACCTTTGGTGCGGCGTGGGGATTCGGAATCTGGTTCGTGGCTCCGTTCTTCACAGTCTACATGCTGGAGGAAGCCGGAATTGGGCTGCATTCGGTAATGCTCTTCACCGCGGCTGGCACAGTGTCCAATCTGCTGGGACAGCGTGTATGGGGTCGAATCTGCGACACCTACGGCGACAAGCAGGTCATGAGTCTGTCCGGTTTGACTGTGGCGCTCCAGCCGCTCTGGTGGATCTTCACCGCGTCGTCGGGTCCGGGCTTCTACCTCATCGTGCTTCTGAGTATTACAGGCGGATTCGCCTGGGGTGGATTCACGCTGGCCACCGGAAACCTGATGATGCGCCTGGCGCCCGCAGACGGAAAGACCCCCTTCTTCGCGACTCAGGCGGCCGTCGGAGGCTCGTTCGGTGCGGCAGGCTCACTCCTGGGCGGAGTGCTCGCCGGCATCTTGCTTGGGACTCCTGGATTCGCCTCCCTCGACCTTCTCGACGGGCTGAAGACGCTGTTCGTGCTGTCCTTCCTCATTCGCACATTGGCATGGCTCCTTCTCTTGCGTGTGCCGGATCCCGTGCGTCGGAAGCGCCTCCGGGGGGTCTACGTGATTCGAGACACGGTGCGCTCGCTGAATCCGGCGCATGGTTTCGGCCCAAACTCGGGACTCTTCCTATCCGGCCGCAGTCGACCGGAGCGCAACTCCCGATAG
- a CDS encoding L,D-transpeptidase, which produces MKSSSHPVLTGALCGALAGVFLVPWLASLTPSRISETWTTDSTAVAREVARLEAATNRLKPSGPYLVVSTTDNTFRLMAGADTLREGICSTGSYVKLDAADGRSWLFQTPRGRFRVLDKRTNPVWSKPDWAFVEAGLPVPPAGHPSRYERGVLGRYALALGDGYLVHGTPYQRLLGQPVTHGCVRLGDVDLQAVFMAMGMGAPVYMY; this is translated from the coding sequence ATGAAGTCGTCATCCCATCCCGTTCTGACGGGTGCCCTGTGCGGTGCCCTCGCCGGGGTTTTTCTTGTGCCGTGGCTGGCGTCCCTGACGCCTTCCCGGATCTCGGAGACGTGGACTACTGATTCGACCGCGGTGGCCCGCGAGGTGGCACGCCTGGAAGCGGCCACAAATCGGCTCAAGCCGAGTGGGCCCTATCTGGTGGTCTCCACTACCGACAACACCTTCCGTCTCATGGCTGGCGCCGATACGCTGCGCGAGGGCATCTGCTCGACCGGGAGCTACGTGAAGCTGGATGCTGCCGACGGTCGCTCGTGGCTGTTCCAGACGCCTCGCGGGCGATTCCGCGTACTGGACAAACGCACGAATCCCGTCTGGTCCAAGCCCGACTGGGCGTTTGTCGAGGCGGGCCTTCCAGTTCCCCCCGCCGGTCACCCAAGCCGCTACGAGCGCGGCGTACTTGGGCGCTACGCACTCGCGTTGGGTGACGGGTACCTGGTTCACGGCACACCCTACCAGCGACTGCTGGGGCAGCCCGTGACCCATGGGTGCGTGCGGTTGGGTGACGTCGATCTCCAGGCCGTGTTCATGGCCATGGGGATGGGCGCGCCCGTTTACATGTACTGA
- a CDS encoding L,D-transpeptidase family protein: MTSRKREAKPGRPVRPGFALISISGGVLLLAAGSFLAMSSSRQLPAEEVRTARERLAAAEAAGAAVLAPEAFEAASATWQQVLAELDSTGWLPYGRFAEVRELAEETMRLADYAAERANRASDSLVAHLVETQSGLKASLAQADSLARRFPGSRVPVDMLTQVRALRARALAASDAGQVVEASLRLEEATGLLQAFEDSLGALDASLLASSRAAESIARFPQILVDKRRRLLVARYSETDVDTFHVELGAEWMGDKQQEGDRRTPEGQYRVSRKLGRGQSRYHMALLLDYPNEADRSRFRAAREAGQLTDQARIGGLIEIHGEGGKGGDWTDGCVALTNEDMARLFARIPVDTPVLIAPALL; encoded by the coding sequence GTGACCTCGCGCAAGCGTGAGGCAAAGCCCGGTCGCCCCGTGCGGCCGGGCTTTGCGCTTATATCGATTTCCGGTGGTGTGCTGCTTCTGGCAGCGGGTTCTTTTCTGGCGATGAGCTCCAGCCGGCAACTGCCGGCTGAGGAAGTTCGGACCGCTCGCGAGCGCCTGGCCGCTGCTGAAGCGGCCGGTGCCGCAGTGCTGGCCCCGGAAGCCTTCGAGGCGGCCTCGGCAACCTGGCAGCAGGTCCTTGCGGAACTGGACTCCACGGGATGGCTGCCGTACGGACGCTTTGCTGAGGTTCGGGAGCTCGCCGAGGAGACCATGCGGCTGGCCGACTACGCCGCCGAGCGGGCGAACCGGGCGTCGGACTCGCTCGTGGCGCATCTCGTGGAAACCCAATCCGGATTGAAAGCCAGCCTGGCGCAGGCGGATTCGCTGGCGCGACGGTTTCCCGGATCCCGGGTGCCGGTTGACATGCTGACGCAGGTGCGGGCCCTCAGGGCTCGCGCCCTGGCGGCCTCTGATGCCGGACAGGTCGTCGAGGCCTCACTCCGGCTCGAAGAGGCTACCGGATTGCTGCAGGCCTTTGAAGACAGTCTCGGCGCTCTGGATGCTTCGCTGTTGGCGTCTTCGCGCGCCGCAGAGTCCATCGCCCGATTCCCCCAGATTCTTGTTGACAAGCGCCGCCGACTGCTGGTGGCCCGCTACTCTGAGACCGACGTCGACACCTTTCATGTCGAGCTCGGTGCCGAATGGATGGGCGACAAGCAGCAGGAGGGAGACCGGCGCACGCCGGAAGGGCAGTACCGCGTGTCGAGAAAGCTCGGACGCGGTCAGTCCCGCTACCACATGGCGCTGCTCCTTGATTATCCCAACGAGGCCGATCGTTCGCGTTTCCGTGCAGCCCGGGAAGCCGGACAGCTGACGGATCAAGCGCGCATTGGCGGCCTCATCGAAATCCATGGCGAAGGCGGCAAGGGCGGTGACTGGACCGACGGCTGCGTCGCCCTGACCAACGAAGACATGGCGCGGCTTTTTGCGCGCATTCCTGTCGATACGCCGGTGCTCATTGCGCCGGCTCTGCTATGA
- a CDS encoding sigma-70 family RNA polymerase sigma factor, whose protein sequence is MTETTTRVSPLKKRTLRVKASKLGIQANVNPNNRHYEALMAMSDEDLMSQFQMGTVEAFDILVSRYKDPLTNYIYRFLGDMKECEDLLQETFLRVYRNRHSYRRIAKYSTWLYTIAGNLARSEYRKRKRRRLYSLQSVNRDDEEYEVEIPDETFSPDKHAESTIQDHFIQEALAQIPEEFREVVVLRDVQQLAYEEIADITGLPMGTVKSRINRGRTKLQALLKDIYTPSSDD, encoded by the coding sequence ATGACTGAGACGACAACCAGGGTCAGCCCACTCAAGAAGCGCACGCTGCGTGTTAAGGCGAGCAAGCTCGGAATTCAGGCCAATGTGAATCCGAACAATCGCCACTACGAAGCGCTGATGGCGATGAGTGACGAGGACCTCATGTCCCAGTTCCAGATGGGAACTGTCGAAGCCTTCGACATTCTCGTCAGCCGGTACAAGGATCCTCTGACCAACTATATCTATCGCTTCCTGGGCGATATGAAGGAGTGCGAAGACCTCCTGCAGGAAACCTTCCTGCGGGTGTATCGCAACCGTCACTCCTACCGTCGAATTGCCAAGTACAGCACGTGGCTGTACACGATTGCCGGTAACCTTGCGCGTTCCGAGTACCGGAAGCGCAAGCGCCGCCGTCTGTACTCGCTGCAGTCTGTAAACCGCGACGACGAGGAGTACGAGGTCGAGATTCCGGACGAGACGTTCTCTCCGGACAAGCACGCCGAGAGCACCATCCAGGATCACTTCATCCAGGAGGCACTGGCCCAGATTCCGGAGGAATTCCGTGAGGTCGTGGTGCTGCGCGACGTGCAGCAGCTCGCCTACGAGGAAATCGCCGACATTACAGGCCTGCCGATGGGCACGGTCAAGAGCCGCATCAACCGCGGCCGGACCAAGCTCCAGGCACTGCTGAAAGACATCTATACGCCGTCGTCTGACGACTAG
- the holA gene encoding DNA polymerase III subunit delta, with the protein MARSSSYDDTATAFRHGNFKPLYLLYGEERYFVDELQRLAIEHAVQPHERDFNMDIVYGPETDVQKVLALCASYPVMAQRRLVIVRDFDKLSENKRFKAYAEQPNPTAVVVLVASGKVNTAHHPYRAIKAQGVAVDCKRLYDRELPRWLEGEVRRRGREIEGRAVQMLAEYVGSDLQKAVREIEKVLTFAGDRERISADDVVQASGHSREVNVFELQKAVGERQFARAQRIAERLLQQASNSRGEALMIVAILTSFFTKLWILTSCQRQSFGEKDMAQRVGIPPFYLKEYLNTLKRFDASALATAFRTLASADFELKGGSSRSERLILMLALRRITGGEANAAIAA; encoded by the coding sequence ATGGCTCGTAGCTCGTCCTACGACGATACTGCCACTGCCTTCCGGCACGGCAACTTCAAGCCGCTGTACCTCCTGTACGGCGAGGAGCGGTATTTCGTGGACGAATTGCAGCGCCTGGCCATCGAGCATGCGGTGCAGCCCCACGAGCGGGACTTCAATATGGACATTGTGTACGGTCCCGAGACCGATGTCCAGAAGGTGCTTGCCCTGTGTGCCAGCTATCCCGTGATGGCGCAGCGTCGGCTGGTCATTGTGCGCGATTTCGACAAACTGTCGGAAAACAAGCGATTCAAGGCCTATGCCGAGCAGCCGAATCCGACCGCGGTGGTGGTCCTTGTGGCCTCAGGCAAGGTGAACACGGCGCATCACCCGTATCGCGCCATCAAGGCGCAGGGAGTCGCGGTGGACTGCAAGCGGTTGTACGACCGCGAGCTGCCGCGCTGGCTCGAAGGTGAAGTCAGGCGACGTGGGCGCGAGATCGAAGGCCGGGCGGTTCAGATGCTGGCGGAGTATGTAGGCTCCGATCTGCAGAAGGCCGTACGGGAGATCGAAAAAGTGCTCACGTTCGCTGGGGACCGAGAGCGCATTTCGGCAGACGATGTTGTCCAGGCGAGTGGTCACTCGCGGGAGGTCAACGTCTTCGAATTGCAAAAAGCAGTGGGAGAACGCCAGTTTGCGCGCGCTCAGCGGATTGCGGAGCGGTTGTTGCAACAAGCATCAAACAGCCGTGGAGAGGCTCTGATGATCGTTGCAATCCTGACATCTTTCTTCACCAAGCTCTGGATTCTGACATCTTGTCAGAGACAAAGCTTTGGCGAAAAAGACATGGCGCAACGTGTCGGGATCCCACCTTTCTACTTGAAGGAGTATCTTAACACGCTTAAGCGATTTGACGCGTCGGCGCTGGCAACAGCGTTCAGGACGCTGGCATCGGCTGATTTCGAGCTTAAAGGCGGAAGCAGCCGGAGTGAGCGCCTGATTCTGATGCTGGCGCTTCGCCGGATTACCGGGGGAGAGGCCAACGCGGCTATCGCGGCATAG
- a CDS encoding NADH-quinone oxidoreductase subunit I — MGGTPQITAKKDERKLNFWERLYLPEVLKGLGYSARRMRDPLYTFQYPDEQWYPPDAYRGRPVLVEEEGKPRCVSCNLCARACPPMAISMQSHEIEGPKEREPEWFEINMLRCIYCGFCEEVCPEEAIIMSKEYDLTFHDREEAIFGMDRLLVPKERLKDRLDWLAKQRNPQFGDEVWDHPEENNRHSLHNRPFLKALTSGGAH, encoded by the coding sequence ATGGGCGGCACCCCACAGATCACAGCCAAGAAGGACGAGCGCAAGCTCAATTTCTGGGAGCGGCTGTACCTCCCCGAAGTACTGAAAGGCCTAGGCTACTCGGCGCGGCGCATGCGCGACCCGCTGTACACCTTCCAGTACCCCGACGAGCAGTGGTATCCGCCGGATGCCTATCGCGGCCGCCCGGTGCTGGTGGAGGAAGAGGGCAAGCCCCGCTGTGTGTCCTGCAACCTGTGCGCGCGCGCCTGCCCGCCCATGGCCATCTCCATGCAGAGCCATGAGATTGAGGGCCCCAAGGAGCGCGAGCCCGAGTGGTTCGAGATCAACATGCTCCGGTGCATCTACTGCGGCTTCTGTGAGGAAGTGTGCCCGGAAGAAGCGATCATCATGTCCAAGGAATATGATCTGACCTTCCACGACCGGGAGGAGGCGATCTTCGGCATGGATCGTCTGCTGGTGCCGAAGGAGCGCCTCAAGGATCGACTGGATTGGCTGGCGAAGCAGCGCAATCCGCAGTTCGGCGACGAGGTGTGGGACCACCCGGAGGAGAACAACCGTCATTCCCTGCATAACCGCCCGTTTCTGAAGGCGCTTACGTCGGGCGGCGCCCACTGA
- the der gene encoding ribosome biogenesis GTPase Der, translating to MPLLAIVGRPNVGKSTFFNRLTESRDSIVDDQPGVTRDRVYGHAEWAGKQFSVVDTGGFVAHSEDRFEAAIREQVAIAIQEADAIMFVVDVTVGVTDLDQDVAALLRKSGVPVLILANKADNEERRWQASEFYELGVGEVFAASSINGMGTGDLLDAVVELLPDHEEEEDDRLRVAIIGRPNVGKSSLTNAWLGEERSIVTEISGTTRDAVDAVMKYHGREIVLVDTAGLRKRTRIRENVEFYALLRTERAIESCDIAVLLLDSVEGLESQDIKVLKRAEELRKGLVIGLNKWDLVEKETNTVRDYERQIRERLKTLDYVPIVTFSAVTGQRTGKLLETVLAVSERLDKRIPTAKLNEVILPAIERHGPPMYRNARVKIKYATQTKARPPVFVFFTNQPKGIREDYRRYLENRLREAFDFEGVPLTISARKK from the coding sequence ATGCCACTGCTCGCCATCGTAGGCCGACCCAACGTCGGCAAATCCACCTTCTTCAACCGGCTCACGGAGAGCCGCGACTCGATCGTGGACGACCAGCCGGGCGTGACTCGTGATCGCGTGTACGGGCACGCAGAGTGGGCCGGAAAGCAGTTCTCGGTTGTCGACACCGGCGGTTTCGTCGCACACTCGGAGGACCGGTTTGAAGCGGCCATTCGCGAGCAGGTGGCCATCGCCATTCAGGAAGCGGACGCCATCATGTTTGTGGTGGACGTGACGGTGGGGGTTACGGATCTGGACCAGGACGTCGCTGCACTGCTGCGCAAATCCGGCGTGCCCGTGCTGATCCTGGCCAACAAGGCTGACAACGAGGAGCGTCGTTGGCAGGCGTCCGAGTTCTACGAGTTGGGCGTTGGAGAGGTGTTCGCCGCCAGCTCCATCAACGGCATGGGCACAGGGGACCTGCTGGACGCTGTCGTCGAACTGCTGCCTGATCACGAGGAAGAGGAAGATGACCGCCTTCGAGTGGCCATCATCGGCCGTCCCAACGTCGGCAAATCATCCTTGACCAACGCGTGGCTGGGAGAAGAGCGGTCCATCGTGACCGAGATCTCCGGCACTACCAGGGACGCGGTCGATGCGGTCATGAAGTACCACGGCCGGGAGATCGTGCTCGTCGACACGGCCGGCCTGCGCAAGCGCACCCGCATTCGGGAAAATGTCGAGTTCTACGCGCTGCTGCGCACGGAGCGGGCCATCGAGAGCTGCGACATCGCGGTGCTGCTGCTGGATTCGGTTGAAGGGTTGGAGTCGCAGGACATCAAGGTGCTCAAGCGCGCTGAGGAGCTGCGCAAGGGTCTGGTCATCGGCCTCAACAAGTGGGACCTCGTTGAGAAGGAGACCAACACGGTGCGCGACTACGAGCGCCAGATCCGCGAGCGGCTCAAGACGCTGGACTATGTGCCCATCGTCACGTTCTCTGCCGTGACCGGCCAGCGAACCGGCAAGCTGCTGGAAACCGTGCTTGCCGTGTCGGAGCGACTGGACAAACGGATCCCCACCGCGAAGCTAAACGAAGTCATTCTCCCCGCCATCGAGCGCCACGGGCCGCCGATGTATCGGAACGCTCGGGTGAAGATCAAATACGCCACCCAGACCAAGGCCCGACCGCCCGTCTTTGTGTTCTTCACCAACCAGCCGAAGGGCATTCGGGAGGACTACCGGCGTTACCTTGAGAACCGCCTTCGGGAAGCCTTCGACTTTGAGGGCGTACCGCTGACCATATCGGCCAGAAAGAAGTAG
- a CDS encoding BLUF domain-containing protein, which translates to MIQMIYASAATVPFSEADLQALLAKARVNNQRANVTGMLVYDQGSFLQVLEGPEAAVDSIYRRIERDRRHGNVLLLAKTHVTKRSFGEWKMGFFNTGGAHLPGFSDFFRRKMPFAGAELDQARSILLRFKRGKWHRHVA; encoded by the coding sequence ATGATTCAGATGATTTACGCCAGCGCGGCGACCGTTCCGTTCAGCGAGGCCGATCTGCAGGCGCTGCTGGCCAAGGCGCGGGTCAACAATCAACGGGCGAATGTCACCGGGATGCTGGTATATGACCAGGGATCGTTTCTCCAGGTACTGGAGGGGCCTGAGGCCGCCGTGGACTCCATCTACCGCCGCATCGAACGCGACCGAAGGCATGGGAACGTGCTACTGCTGGCGAAGACACACGTCACAAAGCGGTCGTTCGGTGAGTGGAAGATGGGCTTCTTCAACACGGGCGGCGCGCATCTTCCGGGATTCAGTGACTTCTTCCGGCGCAAGATGCCTTTTGCCGGTGCCGAGTTGGATCAGGCCCGCAGCATTCTCCTGCGCTTCAAGCGTGGAAAGTGGCATCGCCACGTAGCCTAG
- a CDS encoding PD40 domain-containing protein, producing the protein MNRIVWAMAGLLSLAGCAQEYDVAFLSDRGSGSQIWRVRADSALEQVTFEEGGMFGARFRSDMILYSTVRDGRAQTRHTDPVWWQSRRTNSPGRHEEETPDFNGSDWVYRVATGIVIIDGGLRGMSASEGRWLVEDSTATQPVFSPDGSRVAYTSARTGNRDIWVVDVSTGETRPWTTHPAMEGHPAWHPNGRELIYYRYEDGNADLFSKRGPEGAPRQLTDTPENELVGRWSPDGRQIAFGGVRDGDWEVFTMQADGTGLQRVTRLEGFDGDPIWLPRAQRPDTSDVPGPAPN; encoded by the coding sequence GTGAACAGGATTGTATGGGCGATGGCGGGGCTGCTGTCCCTGGCCGGGTGCGCGCAGGAGTACGACGTGGCGTTTCTGTCCGACCGCGGAAGCGGGTCCCAGATCTGGCGGGTGCGGGCGGACTCAGCGCTGGAGCAGGTGACGTTTGAGGAGGGGGGCATGTTCGGAGCCCGGTTTCGGTCGGACATGATCCTCTATTCGACGGTAAGGGACGGTCGCGCGCAAACGAGGCACACCGACCCCGTATGGTGGCAGTCACGGCGCACCAATTCACCGGGTCGGCATGAGGAAGAGACGCCTGATTTCAACGGGTCAGACTGGGTGTATCGCGTGGCGACAGGGATCGTCATCATCGACGGAGGGCTTCGCGGCATGTCTGCCTCCGAGGGGCGGTGGCTGGTCGAAGACTCGACGGCCACCCAGCCTGTTTTCTCGCCGGACGGTTCGCGTGTGGCCTATACCAGTGCCCGGACCGGAAACCGGGACATCTGGGTTGTGGACGTTTCGACCGGTGAGACCCGGCCATGGACGACCCATCCCGCGATGGAGGGCCACCCTGCATGGCACCCGAACGGGCGCGAACTCATCTACTACCGATACGAGGACGGCAACGCCGACCTGTTCTCGAAACGAGGTCCTGAGGGTGCACCCAGACAACTGACCGACACACCTGAGAATGAGCTGGTGGGACGCTGGTCGCCGGACGGACGGCAGATCGCATTCGGCGGCGTTCGGGATGGGGACTGGGAAGTGTTCACCATGCAGGCAGACGGTACCGGGTTGCAGCGCGTGACCCGGCTTGAGGGCTTCGACGGAGACCCGATCTGGCTGCCGCGCGCTCAGCGACCCGATACAAGTGATGTGCCCGGCCCGGCTCCGAATTGA